A part of Longimicrobium sp. genomic DNA contains:
- a CDS encoding tRNA (cytidine(34)-2'-O)-methyltransferase, with translation MMLPIANSIDVALYEPEIPGNAGAVARLCGATGSPLHLIGRLGFSFTHPKAKRAMMDYWQHTQWHHHLQWEDFTAATEGRRVWMLTTKATRTLWDASFQPGDVLLFGPESRGLPEHLLAADPERCIRIPMLPVARSLNLSTAVGISLFETLRQVGWTPAGSAETEASSGE, from the coding sequence ATGATGCTCCCGATCGCCAATTCCATCGACGTCGCGTTGTACGAACCGGAGATCCCGGGCAACGCGGGCGCTGTCGCCCGGTTGTGCGGCGCCACGGGCTCGCCGCTGCACCTGATCGGTCGGCTGGGGTTCTCGTTCACGCACCCCAAGGCCAAGCGCGCGATGATGGACTACTGGCAGCACACCCAGTGGCACCATCACCTGCAATGGGAGGATTTCACCGCGGCGACCGAGGGGCGGCGCGTGTGGATGCTTACCACCAAGGCAACGCGGACGCTCTGGGACGCGTCGTTCCAGCCCGGGGACGTGCTGCTGTTCGGCCCCGAGTCGCGCGGACTGCCCGAGCACCTGCTGGCGGCCGATCCCGAGCGGTGCATCCGCATTCCCATGCTCCCCGTGGCTCGCTCGCTGAACCTGTCCACGGCCGTGGGCATTTCGCTGTTCGAGACGTTGCGGCAGGTGGGTTGGACCCCGGCTGGATCGGCTGAGACGGAGGCGTCATCCGGGGAGTGA
- the moaA gene encoding GTP 3',8-cyclase MoaA yields the protein MSRLVQLGPLPVASERPIPESGPMTDGFGRRIEYLRISVTDKCNLRCVYCMPEEGLPWLKREQILRYEEIAEIVRVMADQGLRRIRITGGEPLVRRDLPSLVRMIRAVPQIEDVALSTNAVLLHEMANELRDAGVDRVNVSLDSLRPDRIDAISRRAGSAEGIFRGLEAAERAGFAPIKVNCVVMRGRNDDEVADFAAITRERPWHVRFIEVMPTGENLGVSADEFVSSDEILENIGRIGDLRPVAGPAGNGPARYYAFDGAAGTVGVITPMSHNYCDRCNRMRLTADGQLRPCLFGHAQTNLRDPLRRGEPLEPLIRLTLRIKPERHWLVQGSDAGSGGLLALSQVGG from the coding sequence GTGAGCCGGCTGGTGCAGCTCGGCCCGCTGCCGGTCGCTTCCGAGCGTCCCATCCCCGAGTCGGGCCCCATGACGGACGGCTTCGGGCGGCGCATCGAGTACCTGCGCATCTCCGTCACCGACAAGTGCAACCTCCGCTGCGTGTACTGCATGCCCGAGGAGGGGCTGCCCTGGCTGAAGCGCGAGCAGATCCTGCGCTACGAGGAGATCGCCGAGATCGTGCGCGTGATGGCGGACCAGGGCCTGCGCCGCATCCGCATTACCGGCGGCGAGCCGCTGGTGCGCCGCGACCTGCCCTCACTGGTGAGGATGATCCGCGCCGTTCCGCAGATCGAGGACGTGGCGCTTTCCACCAACGCCGTCCTTCTCCACGAGATGGCGAACGAGTTGCGCGACGCCGGCGTGGATCGCGTGAACGTGTCGCTGGATTCGCTGCGGCCGGATCGCATCGACGCCATCTCGCGCCGGGCGGGATCGGCGGAGGGGATCTTCCGCGGGCTGGAGGCGGCGGAGCGGGCGGGATTCGCGCCCATCAAGGTGAACTGCGTGGTGATGCGCGGCCGCAACGACGACGAGGTGGCGGATTTTGCGGCCATCACCCGCGAGCGGCCCTGGCACGTGCGCTTCATCGAGGTGATGCCCACGGGCGAGAACCTGGGCGTCTCCGCCGACGAGTTCGTCTCGTCCGACGAGATCCTGGAGAACATCGGGCGGATCGGCGACCTGCGGCCGGTGGCCGGTCCGGCGGGGAACGGGCCGGCGCGCTACTACGCGTTCGATGGCGCCGCGGGAACGGTGGGTGTCATCACGCCCATGAGCCACAATTATTGCGATCGCTGCAACCGCATGCGGCTGACGGCGGACGGGCAGCTGCGCCCCTGCCTTTTCGGACACGCGCAGACCAACCTGCGCGATCCCCTGCGGCGGGGCGAGCCGCTGGAGCCGCTGATCCGCCTGACGCTGCGCATCAAGCCCGAGCGCCACTGGCTGGTGCAGGGCTCCGACGCGGGATCGGGCGGGCTGCTGGCGCTCTCCCAGGTCGGCGGCTGA
- a CDS encoding molybdenum cofactor biosynthesis protein MoaE — MPESFALVTPDPIDPARLLDDTLSPDDGAALLFWGVVRNQNDGRPVSHLEYSAYAEMAEREMRRIADEARERFGTGSIRVIHRIGSLAIGEASVAIAVASPHRAEAYEASRYVVEQLKQRVPVWKREGYVDGDTEWVPGFTPAVREMA, encoded by the coding sequence GTGCCCGAGAGCTTCGCCCTGGTGACGCCCGATCCCATCGACCCGGCCCGCCTGCTGGACGACACGCTGTCGCCGGACGACGGGGCGGCGCTGCTGTTCTGGGGCGTGGTGCGCAACCAGAACGACGGGCGGCCGGTGAGCCACCTGGAGTACTCGGCGTACGCGGAGATGGCGGAGCGCGAGATGCGCCGCATCGCCGACGAGGCGCGCGAGCGGTTCGGCACGGGGAGCATCCGGGTGATCCACCGCATCGGCTCACTGGCCATAGGCGAGGCGAGCGTGGCCATCGCCGTCGCCTCACCCCACCGGGCCGAGGCGTACGAGGCGTCGCGCTACGTGGTCGAGCAGTTGAAGCAGCGTGTGCCGGTGTGGAAGCGCGAGGGTTACGTGGACGGGGATACGGAGTGGGTGCCGGGCTTTACCCCCGCGGTCCGGGAGATGGCGTGA
- a CDS encoding MoaD/ThiS family protein, with product MIIRSLFFASYRDMAGADELALELPAGARVADLVGWLRASGGLSRMPEAPVVAVNMDYAPLATELRDGDEVAFIPPVAGG from the coding sequence ATGATCATCCGATCCCTCTTCTTCGCCTCGTACCGCGACATGGCCGGCGCCGACGAGCTGGCGCTGGAGCTTCCGGCGGGCGCCCGCGTCGCGGACCTGGTGGGGTGGCTCCGTGCGAGCGGTGGCCTTTCGCGTATGCCGGAGGCTCCCGTCGTGGCCGTCAACATGGACTACGCCCCGCTGGCGACGGAGCTGCGCGACGGCGACGAGGTGGCGTTCATTCCGCCCGTGGCCGGGGGCTGA